A single Cystobacter ferrugineus DNA region contains:
- a CDS encoding SAM-dependent methyltransferase encodes MATDGQRDGQRAERVAPQGKRTVHCADALAWLEAQGVLEGCSLITSMPDVSEFPTLTLAEWKDWFVRTAALVLSRCPDEGVTVFYQTDIKKDGTWVDKGYLVQKAAEQQGHALLWHKVVCRAPAGQTTFGRPAYSHLLCFSRGVRADLSRSTPDVLPQAGEVTWTRGMGVEACLAACRYVLENTSTRCIVDPFCGHGTVLAVANDLGLDAVGVELSRKRARKARALRMPLGDTEPGDAGPDEEA; translated from the coding sequence ATGGCCACGGACGGACAACGAGACGGACAGCGGGCGGAGCGGGTCGCGCCCCAGGGCAAGCGCACGGTGCACTGCGCGGATGCGCTCGCGTGGCTGGAGGCGCAGGGCGTGCTCGAGGGGTGCTCGCTCATCACCTCCATGCCCGACGTGTCCGAGTTCCCCACCCTCACCCTCGCCGAGTGGAAGGACTGGTTCGTGCGCACCGCGGCGCTCGTGCTCTCGCGCTGCCCGGACGAGGGCGTCACCGTCTTCTACCAGACGGACATCAAGAAGGACGGGACGTGGGTGGACAAGGGCTACCTGGTGCAGAAGGCCGCCGAGCAGCAGGGACACGCGCTGCTCTGGCACAAGGTGGTGTGCCGCGCCCCGGCGGGACAGACGACCTTCGGCCGTCCCGCGTACTCGCACCTGTTGTGCTTCTCGCGCGGCGTGCGCGCTGACCTGTCGCGCTCCACCCCCGATGTGCTCCCCCAGGCCGGCGAGGTGACGTGGACGCGCGGCATGGGCGTGGAGGCGTGCCTCGCCGCCTGCCGCTACGTGCTGGAGAACACCTCCACGCGCTGCATCGTGGACCCCTTCTGCGGCCATGGCACGGTGCTCGCCGTGGCCAATGATTTGGGGCTGGACGCGGTGGGGGTGGAGCTCAGCCGCAAGCGCGCCAGGAAGGCCCGCGCCCTGCGCATGCCCCTGGGCGACACCGAGCCCGGCGACGCGGGCCCGGACGAGGAGGCTTGA
- a CDS encoding SDR family oxidoreductase yields MNTLQGWTALVTGATSGIGEACAFSLSQEGARLILVGRREERLHSLAARLPTPSHCLVLDVRSREEVESSLASLPPEFADVDVLVNNAGLGLGLSPAHEASLEDWELMIDTNCKGLVYMTRALLPGMVRRDRGHVVNLGSVAATYPYPGGNVYGATKAFVHQFSQNLKADLAGTRVRVTDVQPGMVETEFSLVRFKGDAERAGKVYEGMEPLTAADIADVVVWCVTRPPRVNINVIEVMPADQGFGPFNVKRR; encoded by the coding sequence GAAGCCTGCGCCTTCTCGCTCTCCCAGGAAGGCGCGCGCCTCATCCTAGTGGGACGCCGCGAGGAGCGGTTGCATTCCCTCGCCGCACGCCTCCCTACCCCATCCCACTGTCTCGTATTGGACGTCCGCTCGCGCGAGGAGGTCGAGTCCTCGCTCGCCTCCCTGCCCCCGGAGTTCGCCGACGTGGACGTGCTCGTCAACAACGCGGGGCTGGGGCTGGGGCTGTCGCCCGCGCACGAGGCGTCACTGGAGGACTGGGAGTTGATGATCGACACCAACTGCAAGGGGCTGGTGTACATGACGCGCGCGCTCCTGCCGGGCATGGTGCGGCGCGACCGGGGGCACGTGGTGAACCTGGGCTCGGTGGCGGCCACGTACCCCTACCCGGGCGGCAACGTGTACGGGGCCACCAAGGCGTTCGTGCACCAGTTCTCCCAGAACCTGAAGGCGGACCTGGCGGGCACGCGCGTGCGGGTGACGGACGTGCAGCCCGGCATGGTGGAGACGGAGTTCTCGCTCGTGCGCTTCAAGGGAGACGCCGAGCGGGCGGGCAAGGTGTACGAGGGCATGGAGCCGCTCACCGCCGCGGACATCGCCGACGTGGTGGTGTGGTGCGTCACCCGCCCCCCGCGCGTGAACATCAACGTCATCGAGGTCATGCCCGCGGACCAGGGCTTCGGCCCCTTCAACGTGAAGCGGCGCTGA